The following DNA comes from Pseudomonadota bacterium.
CAATGCCCGGATTCAGGGGAGCTAATAAGCTCGTAGGTTCGTAAGGGGAATGGCATTATTTCTGCATAAACTGCAAATTCTGTAAGGAATAAACATCTCGCAAAGCCCACAGAGAGCACAAAGATTTTTCAGAATTTTTGAGAGGATAATTCTGAAAATGTCTATCACTGCTTACGCATGAGAAAAATATAACAATTAGCCCATCATTTGGGTCTGAAATATTCTTGCTAATCCCGTTAGGCTGATTAGTATTACTGATTCTTCCTCTAAAAGAATCAGTAATAAAAACTCTGTGACTCAGTGATCTCTGTGAGAGACAAAAGCAAGAAGATGAAAAATAGTGATAAGGACCAGTAACTAGTAACTGGATGTGTTTACCAGACTCCGCAAAGCGGATGCATGCTTCAGACTGCTCTTCCGGAGCGGCCTGAAATTAATCATGTTAATCCTGTCCGACAAGTTGCTATTTCGATAGCATCTTCACCCATGGTTTCATTTGACAAAAAGTGCCATTGCAGTGTATTGTAATACAGGAGGTGGGAAAATGAGACATGTATTATCTTTGAGTCTGCCGGAACAGATGGCAAAGGAATTGAATAATTACGCCAAGATTACGGGAAGAAATAAAAGCGATATTTTAAAAGAGTCACTAAGTAAATACTTATGGGAAATTAAATTCAAGGAAACGAGAAAACAACTTTCTGTCAAAGCTAAGAAAGCCGGATTTATAACGGAAGATGATGTTTTCAAAACTGTTTCATGAAAGCGGTTTTTGATACTAACGTATTAATAGCTGCATTCCTCACTGAAGGATTATGTGCCAAACTCCTACTAAGGGCACGTCACAATGAGTTTTCATTAATTCTGTGCCCTTTTATCTTGCAAGAATTTCGAAAATTTCTTCAGAAAAAAATCAAAGCATCAAACCAGGAAATAGAAATAGCCATAAAGCTTCTTGAAGAAGTAGCATCTGAAGTCAACCAACCCTCAATTTCCATTAATAGAACATGCCGCGATGTTACTGATGATAATATTCTCAAGTGTGCTTTGTCGTCAGAATCAGACTATCTGGTAACAGGTGACGATGATTTATTGATCTTACGGAAATATGGAAAAATAAAAATCATCAAACCACGCCAGTTTGAAGAACTATTCACGGATAATTAAAAACTGTTATTCCATTTTTAAAATTAAAAGCAAAATTATGAAATAAGGTTTTTAGACAGGATTAACAGGATAGACAGAATATTCTGCCTTCCCCCTGGCGGATGCCGGTCAGGCAATAAGCCATACAACATCATAAACTACAAATTCTGTAAGGAATAAACATCTCGCAGAGCCCACAGAGAGCACAAAGATTTTTCAGAATTTTTTAGAGGAAAATTCTGAAAATGTCTATCACTGCTTACGCATGAGAAAAATATAACAATTATCCCATCCTTTGGGTCTGAAATATTCTTGCTAATCCCGTTAAGCTGATTAGTATTACTGAAATAGCTTGACTTTTCGACTTGCCAACCCGCATATTAGTAAAAGAATAGACTTTTATCAAAATCAGTGAGGATAGTTTTATGAGAACAGCAAATAAATTAGAGAAAATAGAAAGCCAGATCATGCGATTAACTGTATCTGAGCAGATTCATTTGATCGAACGCATTGCCAGATGGGTCCGATCCGTTCAGACAAAACAAGGTACAACCCTGAATTGGAATGATCTTTACGGAATTGGAAAAGGTATATGGTCAGGGGAAGATGCCCAGGAATATGTTAACCGGACAAGGGAAGAGCGTATATGAACTTTCCCGAAGAACTTGGGCAAATCAAAACTATTTTTCTGGATACAGCACCTATAATTTATTTCATTGAGGCTCATGAACAATTTGGGCCTCTTGCTAAACAAGCATTTAAATTAATAGATAAATATATGATTCAGGCATTTACTTCCGTTCTGACCCTTTCAGAAGTCTTGTCGAAACCTGCTGAAACAGGCAATAACGAACTGATAGAACAATTTAAAATATATCTTAAAAACGGTCCGAATCTTACAATGCTTCCTATTACGGAAACCATTGGCGAAAATGCAGGTATTCTCCGAGGGAAATATCCCCATCTGAAAACCGTAGATGCGGTTCAGATATCAACAGCACTATATGCAGAGGCAGATGTTTTTTTAACCAATGACAAGAAACTCGCTGGAATTAAGGAAATTAAGATTCTTATTTTGAGCAATTATCTCAACAATGCCCGGATTCAGGGGAGCTAATAAGCTCGTAGGTTCGTAAGGGGAATGGCATTATTTCTGCATAAACTGCAAATTCTGTAAGGAATAAACATCTCACAGAGCCCACAGAGAGCACAAAGATTTTTCAGAATTTTTTAGAGGAAAATTCTGAAAATGTCTATCACTGCTTACGCATGAGAAAAATATAACAATTAGCCCATCATTTGGGTCTGAAATATTCTTGCTAATCCCGTTAAGCTGATTAGTATTACTGATTCTTCCTCTAAAAGAATCAGTAATAAAAACTCTGTGACTCAGTGTACTCTGTGAGAGACAAAACCTGCGCACCCTGTGAGAGATTAATTTGCAGTAAATATATTCAGCCACCGACTAACGCGCAGACAAACACAATCTTTATAATATCTGCGAACGTCCCCGCTTGTCTGCGGCAAATACATACCCAAGCTGTAAGAAGGTAGTATAACATGATAATTAAATTTATTGACAAAGCCATGAGCAAAGCAGTTTATGATAAACTTAAAGACGAGGTAATTTAATATGCGATACAGAGTTTACTACTATTATGATCCGGATTATAAAGGCTATGTTGCTGATGCTCTTGATCTGGTCGGTTGTGTCAGTCAAGGAAAGACAATAGAGGAGGCAAAAACGAACATTAAGGAAGCAATCAAGGCTTATCTTGATGTTGAAAAAGATAAAAGTAACGGCGAGAAATCATATTTTCTACCTGAGGAAAGCTTTATAGGAGAAGTCGCTGTTGGGTAAATATTCCAACATATCCGGACGTAAGGCAGTAACAATTTTCAAAAAATATGGATATGAATTCGCCCGTCAAACTGGTAGCCATATTATTTTGAAACATTCAAGCAAGCCAACAATAACCATTCCG
Coding sequences within:
- a CDS encoding ribbon-helix-helix domain-containing protein: MRHVLSLSLPEQMAKELNNYAKITGRNKSDILKESLSKYLWEIKFKETRKQLSVKAKKAGFITEDDVFKTVS
- a CDS encoding putative toxin-antitoxin system toxin component, PIN family; protein product: MKAVFDTNVLIAAFLTEGLCAKLLLRARHNEFSLILCPFILQEFRKFLQKKIKASNQEIEIAIKLLEEVASEVNQPSISINRTCRDVTDDNILKCALSSESDYLVTGDDDLLILRKYGKIKIIKPRQFEELFTDN
- a CDS encoding PIN domain-containing protein, whose amino-acid sequence is MNFPEELGQIKTIFLDTAPIIYFIEAHEQFGPLAKQAFKLIDKYMIQAFTSVLTLSEVLSKPAETGNNELIEQFKIYLKNGPNLTMLPITETIGENAGILRGKYPHLKTVDAVQISTALYAEADVFLTNDKKLAGIKEIKILILSNYLNNARIQGS
- a CDS encoding type II toxin-antitoxin system HicB family antitoxin produces the protein MRYRVYYYYDPDYKGYVADALDLVGCVSQGKTIEEAKTNIKEAIKAYLDVEKDKSNGEKSYFLPEESFIGEVAVG
- a CDS encoding type II toxin-antitoxin system HicA family toxin encodes the protein MGKYSNISGRKAVTIFKKYGYEFARQTGSHIILKHSSKPTITIPDHKELAPGLIRALLSQSGIDPADFLKRL